A stretch of DNA from Malus sylvestris chromosome 9, drMalSylv7.2, whole genome shotgun sequence:
AGTACTTGTTGGCTTGCAAGGAGCAAAAATCCAGGGAGTTTGGCATGCATATCTATGTTTGTCTTTTTGAGGAGTTTGCCGATATGTATTCCAGACAGGAAGTAAgtggcctatatatatatatatatattctttgtTGGTTATATGATATTTAAAATAAAGGTCTATTCTGTGACTACTATCATGACTTTCACAGGTTCTTGGCTCGCTAGTTACCCACGTGGGCTCTAGTGTGGGTTTTGAAGTTGGTTCTGCTTTAGAGACCTTGGCTTTGCTAGCCTCCAAATATGCACAGCAGTTaattcctctttcttctcatatTAGCGGTATGATATTAGTCTGTGGTTCATGTTGATTTGTCGGACTCTGGAGTAATTGTTTTCCAAGAAATGCATGATGAGTTCTTTGTTCCGCAATCCAGGTATTTTGGATTACTTAGAGGGATTTAGTGTTGAAAATCTGCACAAGGTAGGATGCTGCATTTCTTTATCATTCTTGGCACAAAAGTGTTGAATCACCATTTCACTGGCCTTACTACAGTGCAGGTCTACGAGATTTTTGGCCATCTGGCACTTTTGGCTCGGTCTAGTGCAGAATCTTATGGTTCTTCCTTTGTGAATGAACTTTTGATGATAGTACGCAAGCAGGTACCAagaattattttcttttcatttggaGCACTTCAACATAAACATGATCAAACGTCTTTGAACCACACATTTATGTGTGATCATTTTTTTACACTTTCTGGTAATCCAAATTGATCTATTCCATCCCTCTGTTTGGCAGGTCACTCATCCTGATCTGAACTACAAGAAGATGGGCCTGGTTGGAACTCTGAAGATTGTTTCCTGTCTAGGAGATGCAACTGATGTTACCTGTCCATCCCCATCTCAAGTAAGAGCCAGCAGCATTTCAGTTTCACTCTTCCATAGTTAGGGGCACATACTGTTAGTAAGATAGTAATATTTACAAATTCTTTTTAATAATTAgaggaaacaaagaaaatatggaAACCTGCAAAATACATTTTAATGTGTCCAGGTGGGTTCACTTGTACTTATTTTATATTGTCAATATAGTTAACatcaaatattttttggttTCCAAAATTTTTATTAAGGGACGTCCATTCACCATTATTAAACACATTGGCAACAGAAATCTAATTGTGACGAGGCACTGGAGCTCTTGAAGACTTCTTTGGACTCTTGCAGACAGCTGCCCTTACCTTTGATTATGTTTTATGACGAACTGACTGAAACGTTGGATTGTAAATCACTTCATCCAACAGTTATAGAATGGTCAGTTGGTTTCAAAAGCTGGTGTTTTCTTTGTTATCATGTTAGCAATTTATCAAAAGCTGGTGTTTTCTTTGTTATCATGTtagcaatttaattttttttacaagtaATTGTTCTTTATTTGGAAGAAAGCTAATCTGCATATTTCAGGATTGGGAAACATGTAGGAGAGTTTGAATCCCTGTTTCTGTCTGATCTTGATGGTGGGAatttggctgttaaggactcatATTGTGGTTTAGAAGGTGATTCTGTGATGCAATATTTCgtcctctgttttttttttgtagtttttttttttcctgatgcTACTAAGATTGTGCTGTATAAGCAATTAATTGTGGGTGAATTAAAGTTGCCATTCTTTTTCTCATTGTAGGGGAGCTGTGGATGAACTTGGATGGTGATATATCACCTATTTGTCTAAACATTTTGCCATTGGCTTCCTCTACATTGCAGTAATATTTTGGCCATACATTATATCTATTATTGTACATAAGGTTTTCTCCACTTGATATCTATGATTGCTGAAGTTGGAATGTTGTTGTGTGcaggtcttcttcttctttacaaGTTCTTCCTGCTAACTTCCTTTTATTAGCTGCAGTAAGTGAAAGGTGGTTATGGCTGATCTGATTATGACCTCTGTGATAAAACTTTAAACTTTTCTGTCAATTTTCAGATTGAAAGGTTGACAAACCAAGGATCTCTTGGTGGAATTGATGCACTACTTGGCTGCCCTTTGCACCTGCCTTCATCTAAGGTCAGGCGAAGTAAAATGCTTTTGTCAACAGCGTCCAATAGTTAGACTTTGGTTTATACTAAAGTTTCTTACAGTTGAAGCTGCAATCCACATTTTAAGTTTGTAGAAAAATATCCCTGATTAACACTATAAGTCGCACACATGTTCAGATACAGGCACAGAGAGATTGCTCCAGCTAACTTATTTACTGCAGAATTTgagaattattatttttccatAAAATGAACTAAGATATTATTGTTAGTTGGTTTGGTTTCTCAAATTTGTGTAGCCTGCCAGTGTTGGTGGCAATGTCCTACTCTGACATGTGCTGACTTGTGCATTACCAGTATTTATTCGGATCTGAGTGGAAGTCTCTGACAGGGAAGCAGAAACAGATTATATGTGCGTCTCTATTTTATGCTGCCAATTGGATACGGGAACTAGTAAGTGGAAAAGCTTAAAAGATATTACCTTGCATTTAAATTGTGGTTTCTGACTCTTTATGTGCCATGCTAGCTCAATGCCTTCTGTACACAAGTTACTGGGAGATTTGAATTTACGAGCCAGGCCACAAAGGAGGATATACTTTCCAAGCTAATGAAGCGCTTGAGAAACCTTGTGTAAGTTATTGTGGTGTTAATCGCTTGAAAACatgtttttaaatttgtaaatcagcTTTCTTGTGTACATGAACTAGCTTGTTTATTACAACCTCTTGATCCCTGAGTACTGATGGAGACAATCTTAACAATACAGATTCTTGGAAAGCATATTAAACAATTGTATTGAGAGGTGCTCTCTATCTCTTCCTGAACTTCATCCTTATGCTGATATTTACCGGTCTTCCCTCTTAAGCCAACCTCACCATATGGTGaacattgaaaagaaaattgagcaTAAGAAAACACATGAGGCCACCTCTCCAAGAGGcatgaagaaaaacaaaaagaccTCAAAAGCATCAACAACATCAGATACCAATGGGAAACTCCGGCAGCCCACATTATTTCATGTCTTGGAGAAGGCAGGAGTTCTAACAGGCCAAGAGGTGCCAAATGAAGAATCTTCTTGTTTAACGTCAAAGAGCAGGTCATATGAGTCATCAGAGAAAAATTCTTCCGACTCTAACGAGGCTACTGCTATAGAAATTTCTGCCATTGCCAAGGCTATCTATGCTCAGAGATTTAAATTCAGACCTCTGCTGGTTCATTGTTATTCCATTTTGGggtttgcaaaggtattatgCTTCATGATGGTTGGCCTCTAATAAGGTGTTCTTATGGTATTGATTTTGATTAACCACACTTCTAGGCCACTGCATTCATTAGTGTCACTGTTCAGTATTAGTGAAGGAAGGTGATTCTCATAGCCCAATGCACAGGTCTTCAAGTCCAAATAGAAATCATAAATCTAATACTCTTTTTCTGAATGTGGCCACCTCTTGGTTCAAAACTCATTCTTAATTAGATTTTGGCAAGAGGTTGTGAACTTGTACATTAGAGTGAGTAAagttatttatatttcttttctttaaaaTGCAAGCAATGGATAAAGGTACTGTTGAAAAGTGTGGAGTATTAGTATCAAATGGTCTACTTTGGAGTGATTTGTCTTGCTACATATTAATTCAAATGTCAATTGGTTAGGTGTCAAACGACGCACTAACAGAGTCCATAGCATTTCTTGATCTTGTTTTACAAGATTTGCAgtgtatttgaaattttgattagAACCATTAtgcaatttttattttagtttttcatgtattttatgCAGAGTGAAGCATCCTGTTGTCTTGATGCTGCTGCTGAGGTACCCACCAACTTGAGTCATTTTTGTTATATGTCGTAAACAAAGTTATAAAGTTATAACATTTATGTCCATTTTTGCGGGTGCTAGTTACCTCTATATCTGTACCTTCTGCGTGATCTTCACTACAAGCTGTATTACTTAAATCCTGGAAAACAATTATGGGGCAGAGGCTTGAGTCCGCCAGTTGGGTTCACCAGGATGACAGTGGATGAATTCTTGAGCAAAGTTAAACCACTCTTTCCAAGTATTAAGAGCCATTTTGATAGTGCACTTTTAGTACTTACGGAAGGTAAGAAAGTGAAGTCCAAATTTGATGGATACACACTAGAAGGATGCCACTATCTTCTTTTAATCTTTAAGCATCACTCTGCAGGTGATGAAACTTGTGAAGAACATTGGAATATTCAATCTACTTCTGCTGGAAATCCAGACATTCCCAATCTTGTACATTCAAAAACTGCAGTTTCTACTTCAATATTCAAAAAAGTGCTTCATTGTTTCAATGCGGTGAAATTCCATTACCTTATCTATCACCTCAATGAAATGgcatctctctctgtctctgtattgtgtgtgtgtgtgtgagaccTCCCATCCTTGGCTGATAACTAAATGAGTACTTACACTGTTACACACAAATTTTAAGTTTGAAATGAAAACTACTAAATCTTTTGCTTTGGTTTTTTAAATTACAGATATTAAACCTTCCTGGTATTCAGACAGACAAGCCAGCTCTCTCATATCTGCTAGAAGCATTCCAGCCTACCAAGATCCCAGATAGTTTTTTGGAAGGGATACAGCTTAACCTTTCCCCTGGGACTTCagaatatttatattttggCGCTTATTCATTTTTTGAAGGCGTCTTGGACATAGGTACATAACTTCATTCTGTTTCCTGATAGCGTTCAGGGTGCTCATTGATTGTCACTTTTTATTAAGCCACTTACATATTCATATGGTCCCTGCAGCCTGCTCTCTCTCTTTTATGCTGGCGTCAGAGTCACTTTTTACTCTAGAATCAATTGTATCATCGGTCCACAAATTCATCAGCAAGATGGAGGGACTTGGTAAAAACATGCACTCAGGATTTGTCCAGGAGGCTCTTCCTACTTTGCGCAAGAAACTTGGTATTTCTGCCGAGAAGATTTTAAAGCATAGATTTGATGAAAATCTTGAGAATGGTGGGAAGTGCAAAGTGAGCAAACTATGTTTCTAGCTCTTATTTCTTGCACATGCTTGGAAATATATTTGATCCATATTATGATATGTGTGTATGCTtgtcaattttattttctaattttttcagGGGGAAATGGTACAGAAAATATTGCGCATTTACCTAGAAAATAGAGATTCCACTTCTGATCGGCTGGAACAGCTAGCCTGCACTATTTTGCCTGAGGTGCATATTTTTGTTATGGACCTTGGTCTGTTAAGAGTTTCAGTAGACACTATTTTTCTCAATTTGTTTTAATTCTGCATCGAAGAACTGGTTTTAAAAGTTTTGGGTGTATGATTATAACATAACCACTGTATGGTAGTCAGCAATTGCTGActgtttttctactttttttttattagtggaCAAAGGGAGAAGATGATGAACATGGTTTCCCATCTCTAAGTTCTGGAACATTTGTTGTGTGGTACAAGATACTGGTAAGGCTTACATTTCCCCCTTTTATCAAGTTTACTGATACTCTTTCTTGACAGAGATAGTAACACAAGTTGGTGTTATGTGCAGCATGAAGAGAACCTAACTGTTCTTAACAAATTGGTGAGATgtagatttatttttgaaacgtTTCAAAGGACTAAGAGTGTTGTACTTGAAGTGCATTTGGTGAGAACTACtcatgttgattctctcttagGTCAAGGAAGCTGTTCTTCTGAAGAAAGCGAGAGCTGGTGCTCAACATAACATTATTGAAAAGCTTCTAAGCAAGCTACAACAGTCTGTAAATGTGGTTGTGTCATTAGTTAACCTTTGTAAAACTCATGATAAGGTAAATAAACAGGACTCCAAAGTTCTCTAAATTAGCATCTGTTCTCTTCTTGATTTACTCATTTTGTGTAATAAATAATAATCGTCTTTATTATGTTCAAATGCCACCCGGGTAAGATACTCTTGACATGCCAATATCATGGTTCAGGTGACTTTGCATGCCATGGCTGTTGGGTATGGtgggaagttcattgattcCTTCATGAAAGGTATATTCACGACACTTTACATATGATTAAATGAGAAGTGTCTGAGGCGCTAACATCATTATGTTTCCAGTTTTTGACTTCTTACAGTCCCATTTTGAAGTTCACAGAGAGGATATAATCCACTTGGTAAGATCTCTTGAGCAAATGCATAAATACATCTTAATGATTGGAGTCAAGTTTTACCCTTAATTTATCCGGAAAGCAAAACTTATCCTTGTAATGAATTAGGTTTTAGAGCTTCAAAAGGCCACAAGAACAATACAGACCCTATGTTCAGAAGCAAAGGTAAgtcttaaatatatattttttatttttattagatTTTGGACTAAATCATCTTCACCCTTGGAGTTTGTTATCGTACAAtaccattttattttttgttttgtattgtggAAGGGTTTGAGGCAAACAAGCATTACCAGAAAAATTCCTGCTACAAAGAGATCTATGGAACGCCTTTTGTTCTCTGTGAAAGCTCTTCTCCACACATCCTCAAATGGATGTACTTTCTGGATGGGTATGTATGAattgttgttttcttttgtgCACTGCGTGGGTACTTGAATATGCTACCTCGAACTAGCCATATAATCTTCTCATAGCCTCTTGCAACGTTTATTATTTGTAAGGGTTAGAAATGTACTAGATAATGTCAATGTATCCTTGCTCTTTGTTGATTACCACATCATCATAACCAGTATTCAGTTTCTTCCCATGCTACAATGCATTTTCTTTAATCTCCTTGGACTCTTGAGTTATTTCCCTATTGTTCCCGAGTTCTGTATTGTGCTTGCGGTAAGAGAGGATATAGAATAAATTACCAACTAACTtgaatttgattactttcaagtCGATGTCTTACTTTAACCACATAGTTGAAATTATCTCTTACACAAGTAAATCAAACCTCCCAACTGATTGCAGTCGTTTACATGAATACTTGGCTATTACCACTGAGCTTTCATTGTTAGATGCTTAGTGATCATGCGATACATACATCTTTAATACTTTCACCAGTGTCATTTTTCTCTTAGACCTTTCACACCTTAAATTAAGTTGCGGTTTTCATCTTCCGGTTCACGTTTCTTATTTATCGTTCGTTGCCTGCTCTTGCAGGCAGTCTGAAGCATAAAGACTTGCAGGGTCAGGTGGTGAGTTCCCAAGTGTATATGGATACTGAGGATGAGAATGCTGGTGAAGAATCAGCAGAAGCCGCTGATGAAGAAGCAGCAGAAGCAACTGATGATTATCAAGCTGAGAATCTTGATAGTGAGGAGGACAGAGAAACAGAATGAGAAATGCATTCAGGAAATTTAACCATATTGACTGGAGCCCAACCTTGTGtgagttcaaatttttttcgaGTGTTCAACGAAGTAAAACGTGCAATTGAGTGGCTTTCTATTCTCGGTTTCTGAGTTGCGTTATATCGCCAAGAACTGAAGATAAGatagaacctttttttttctctccttgTTTGAATTATGATTAAATTTGAAATTGCATATTGAAAAGGGATAAACTTAATACATGAAAGATAAAAGAGAATTCTACATTTAGTGTGTCAGCAGTTCAATAGCAATTAGTTTAactgttatacttaataaattCCATGATCCAAATTTTGCAGGACCTCTAAGAATTCTCAACTTCTGATGATCTTGGACAACAAATTATAAGTGGGCAGCACATATTTATCAAGTTGTAGTTCCGAGTTAACAGCAGCAGCGTACAGACATGCAAGATCCTCAGACACGGGTTGGATGGAGTGAAGAGAATCGTACCAGGAAAAGTCGGTACAATCTACTTTCTCCAGTTTTGGAAATTCTATCCCGCATGTCAACCCCCTAACTATAGATAGCATTCATTCACAGCAGTACTTATGCCGGGTATAGATAACTGTTTAGCTGGATCTGGGTATTctgaatctttttgtttatttgggaTTTGATAGATTATGACAAAATGTACTAATATTGTTTCTGATAACAGAGTTCAACCTTGTATGAAAAGGTACTACTGACAAAAAATGATAGCAAATGCTATTGAACAAAACAAGATAGCACATAGTGCTTTCTGttcttcagcaactcttctGCATTTTAGGTCCGACGAGGTCCTGTTGCGCGACCTGAAATCAAAATTACCATAACGTTAGTCATCAAGGTAGGTGCTTATATTATGATCGTGATATG
This window harbors:
- the LOC126634015 gene encoding uncharacterized protein LOC126634015 gives rise to the protein MVFLHQQIPSRKRPPPSSSAPSCPPPKSSKPTATANSSNPTPNDAVETPDIDKMVSILADAGCTLLNHSGPPCLPSDLHKLRRHLHRTFSSSENASVLLSDFLSGLSSYINTPNNLRRILNASTRSESVLRHLLLVPTIQLQIQNMLLEKLPEYFHVYTQHSGPSLSLEDDVARLIINHFRWLDFLVDPNALAEKLMQVLSICPLHLKKEIIGSLPEIIGDQNNKTVVEALEKLLQEDSAVVVPVLDSFSNLNLDPMLQEQVTTIALSCIRTIEAEHMPHLLRFLLLSATPSNVRRIISQIRQQLKFVGVSNYRTSQQKLKGKSCADNTEASILDALRSSLRFKNILCQEILKELNSLEKAQDHKVIDIWLLMLIYMNGESLQRSVEKLFKKKIIEDCIQEAMFDQCIHGHKELVQDYFLSFISLSEYLLACKEQKSREFGMHIYVCLFEEFADMYSRQEVLGSLVTHVGSSVGFEVGSALETLALLASKYAQQLIPLSSHISGILDYLEGFSVENLHKVYEIFGHLALLARSSAESYGSSFVNELLMIVRKQVTHPDLNYKKMGLVGTLKIVSCLGDATDVTCPSPSQKSNCDEALELLKTSLDSCRQLPLPLIMFYDELTETLDCKSLHPTVIEWIGKHVGEFESLFLSDLDGGNLAVKDSYCGLEGELWMNLDGDISPICLNILPLASSTLQSSSSLQVLPANFLLLAAIERLTNQGSLGGIDALLGCPLHLPSSKYLFGSEWKSLTGKQKQIICASLFYAANWIRELLNAFCTQVTGRFEFTSQATKEDILSKLMKRLRNLVFLESILNNCIERCSLSLPELHPYADIYRSSLLSQPHHMVNIEKKIEHKKTHEATSPRGMKKNKKTSKASTTSDTNGKLRQPTLFHVLEKAGVLTGQEVPNEESSCLTSKSRSYESSEKNSSDSNEATAIEISAIAKAIYAQRFKFRPLLVHCYSILGFAKSEASCCLDAAAELPLYLYLLRDLHYKLYYLNPGKQLWGRGLSPPVGFTRMTVDEFLSKVKPLFPSIKSHFDSALLVLTEGDETCEEHWNIQSTSAGNPDIPNLVHSKTAVSTSIFKKVLHCFNAILNLPGIQTDKPALSYLLEAFQPTKIPDSFLEGIQLNLSPGTSEYLYFGAYSFFEGVLDIACSLSFMLASESLFTLESIVSSVHKFISKMEGLGKNMHSGFVQEALPTLRKKLGISAEKILKHRFDENLENGGKCKGEMVQKILRIYLENRDSTSDRLEQLACTILPEWTKGEDDEHGFPSLSSGTFVVWYKILHEENLTVLNKLVKEAVLLKKARAGAQHNIIEKLLSKLQQSVNVVVSLVNLCKTHDKVTLHAMAVGYGGKFIDSFMKVFDFLQSHFEVHREDIIHLVLELQKATRTIQTLCSEAKGLRQTSITRKIPATKRSMERLLFSVKALLHTSSNGCTFWMGSLKHKDLQGQVVSSQVYMDTEDENAGEESAEAADEEAAEATDDYQAENLDSEEDRETE